The Armatimonadota bacterium genome includes a window with the following:
- the nanT gene encoding acetylneuraminate ABC transporter: MEPGVFGSIHALDLVILVAYLVVLSLVGILFSRRQTSLEQFFFAGRGMSWVPVGMSLMACLNSGIDYLMQPSAVMKYGLVLVLGSLSWVLLWHWVSRVTLPFYRRLNLVTAYEYLERRFSLSVRWMASIIFILWRVGWIATAMYVPCLAISGATHGALPLVSTIIVLGSVVILYTALGGMRAVIWTDMIQFCIMFGGLAATVVVVLGHVPGGLSEVWQTAAEAGKTSLLTGTEAPQAARLMERIKLFFTTEMTPVGFFAAVVLGRMAVYTADQVMVQRFQTARSLKDSRQAFIINAVGDALWTVGLSCVGLTLFAYVARDADFADLPSDRVFPAFLASKIPVGVVGLVIAAIFAASLSSIASAVNSCSSVVIMDFYRRIRRPAGPAIVPDSSEEQRRQVRISRWTTLVVGICAIALSANVGRLGDLIVIANKVIQLFTGPLFAVYVLGLFVPFAGTPGALVGGAVGAAVSLYIAFWSGLAFVWPATLGFVAALAAGISVSLFGGRPSKEQARFTFRGVMNGHGAGRDGVIGAAGSLIDNGLDSATLKSVGRSLPHQDKQ; this comes from the coding sequence ATGGAGCCTGGCGTGTTCGGGTCTATTCACGCGCTCGACCTTGTCATCCTGGTCGCATACCTGGTCGTTCTCTCTTTGGTGGGCATTCTTTTCTCTCGCCGCCAGACCAGCCTGGAGCAGTTTTTCTTCGCGGGTAGAGGGATGAGCTGGGTGCCAGTGGGCATGTCGCTGATGGCCTGCCTGAACAGCGGCATAGACTATCTAATGCAGCCCTCTGCAGTGATGAAATACGGTCTGGTTCTCGTGCTCGGATCGCTGTCCTGGGTTCTACTGTGGCACTGGGTGTCGAGAGTGACCTTGCCGTTCTATCGCAGGCTCAACCTTGTCACTGCCTATGAGTACCTGGAGCGTCGCTTCTCTCTGTCCGTGCGATGGATGGCTTCAATCATCTTCATCTTGTGGCGGGTTGGATGGATCGCCACGGCGATGTATGTTCCCTGTCTTGCCATCAGTGGGGCGACGCACGGGGCCCTGCCGCTTGTGTCCACAATCATCGTGCTGGGCAGCGTGGTCATCCTTTATACCGCACTGGGCGGGATGAGGGCGGTCATATGGACCGACATGATTCAGTTCTGCATTATGTTCGGCGGCCTTGCCGCAACGGTGGTCGTGGTGCTCGGCCACGTTCCTGGCGGTTTGAGCGAGGTCTGGCAGACCGCTGCTGAGGCAGGCAAGACCAGTCTGCTGACTGGCACCGAAGCGCCGCAAGCGGCTCGGCTAATGGAGCGGATTAAGCTGTTCTTCACCACCGAGATGACTCCCGTGGGGTTCTTCGCTGCTGTAGTGCTGGGCAGGATGGCGGTTTACACTGCTGATCAGGTAATGGTGCAGCGCTTTCAAACAGCCCGCTCCCTGAAGGATTCCCGCCAGGCTTTCATCATCAATGCCGTGGGAGATGCTTTGTGGACGGTGGGCCTGTCCTGCGTAGGGCTGACACTATTCGCTTATGTCGCAAGGGATGCGGACTTCGCAGATCTGCCGTCGGACCGTGTATTTCCCGCCTTCCTCGCAAGCAAAATCCCTGTGGGGGTTGTGGGGCTTGTGATCGCTGCTATCTTTGCCGCCTCCCTCAGCTCCATCGCTTCGGCTGTGAACTCCTGTTCGTCGGTTGTTATCATGGACTTCTACCGTCGCATTCGCCGGCCCGCTGGGCCGGCAATTGTGCCGGATTCCTCTGAGGAGCAGCGCCGTCAGGTGCGCATTTCGCGATGGACTACTCTTGTGGTGGGTATCTGTGCCATCGCCCTGTCAGCGAATGTGGGGAGGCTGGGTGACCTGATTGTCATCGCGAACAAAGTCATCCAGCTGTTCACCGGTCCACTCTTTGCAGTCTACGTACTGGGACTGTTTGTGCCTTTCGCAGGTACTCCAGGAGCCCTTGTTGGTGGTGCGGTTGGCGCTGCGGTCAGCCTTTACATAGCTTTTTGGAGTGGATTGGCCTTCGTGTGGCCTGCGACGCTCGGGTTTGTTGCGGCGCTGGCAGCGGGAATAAGTGTCAGTCTGTTTGGGGGACGTCCCTCGAAGGAGCAGGCTCGCTTCACGTTCCGGGGGGTGATGAACGGTCACGGCGCCGGCCGGGACGGAGTGATTGGTGCGGCTGGCTCTCTGATCGATAACGGGTTGGACTCAGCAACCCTGAAGTCGGTTGGCAGGAGTCTGCCGCATCAGGATAAACAATAA
- a CDS encoding aldolase — MNRLRSRIDTVRRPLLGLACHNYNPAFLDMLGHLAVDVVWIEMEHSHISFAQAADLCRIAAGLGLLTMIRIPDSRRESVLKAAECGPDILDLPMANSVDVVTSFISHARFAPEGTRGFFAASRAVNYGFGPGIADIQQAINEELCLMAQIETKEAVVRAAEISSVPGLDAIFLGPGDLSASFGVSGQTSHPLVLQALEQAICAARKAGRVVALASGPADVEEWAAKGVDLLFVGSDISCLKQGLLETLISARGLSRPSVAPPQTPPLAAKPL, encoded by the coding sequence ATGAACAGACTTCGTAGCCGTATCGACACGGTTCGCCGGCCGCTACTGGGACTGGCGTGCCACAACTACAACCCGGCATTTCTGGATATGCTGGGCCACCTGGCAGTGGACGTTGTCTGGATCGAAATGGAGCACTCGCATATCTCCTTCGCGCAGGCAGCGGACCTTTGCCGCATCGCCGCCGGATTGGGCCTATTGACGATGATCCGCATACCAGACTCCAGGCGTGAGAGCGTCCTGAAGGCAGCCGAATGCGGGCCGGACATTTTGGATCTGCCGATGGCCAACTCCGTGGATGTCGTGACCAGCTTCATCAGTCACGCGCGATTCGCTCCAGAGGGGACACGGGGCTTTTTTGCAGCCTCGCGCGCGGTCAACTATGGCTTCGGCCCGGGAATAGCAGATATCCAGCAAGCCATCAACGAAGAGCTGTGCCTGATGGCTCAGATCGAAACGAAGGAAGCGGTCGTGCGAGCCGCAGAGATAAGTTCCGTGCCTGGCTTGGACGCTATATTCCTGGGACCTGGCGACCTTTCGGCCAGCTTTGGCGTCTCAGGGCAGACCTCGCACCCTCTGGTGCTGCAGGCTCTGGAGCAAGCTATTTGTGCGGCTCGTAAGGCCGGCAGGGTGGTGGCTCTGGCATCCGGGCCTGCCGACGTTGAGGAGTGGGCGGCCAAGGGGGTAGATCTTCTTTTCGTGGGAAGCGACATCAGTTGCTTGAAGCAAGGGCTGCTCGAGACACTCATCAGCGCGCGCGGGCTGTCTCGACCTAGCGTCGCTCCGCCACAGACACCGCCACTGGCCGCGAAGCCGCTCTGA
- the garR gene encoding 2-hydroxy-3-oxopropionate reductase (possible pseudo, frameshifted), whose translation METAAESDVVVLSLPGSAAVLDVVLGSKGIAESLPAGSVVVDTGTTEPSASRRIAAALAEKSIGFLDAPVSGGQKAAIEGTLSFMVGGDEAVFQRCLPVLRTMGSSVVRMGESGSGSVAKLVNNLIVGAQFAAIAEGFTLAVKSGLDTAVLYQAIRAGWAQSKVLDVSADAFLRRDFRPGGSVDIHWKDLGYALSLAKDVDVPTPVTAIVHEIFKAARAGGKGRMAQPAIVMLWEELLNIQVGKQEDEQTS comes from the coding sequence ATGGAAACTGCCGCCGAGTCGGATGTGGTGGTCCTCTCGCTGCCCGGATCGGCTGCCGTGCTGGATGTGGTTCTCGGCAGCAAGGGCATCGCAGAAAGCCTGCCCGCCGGATCTGTGGTTGTGGACACTGGCACCACTGAGCCATCTGCCAGCCGCCGTATCGCGGCCGCGCTCGCCGAGAAATCCATCGGTTTTCTGGATGCTCCTGTCAGCGGCGGACAGAAGGCCGCCATCGAAGGGACGCTCTCATTTATGGTCGGCGGCGATGAGGCGGTCTTCCAAAGGTGCCTGCCGGTGTTGCGGACGATGGGGTCCAGCGTGGTCAGGATGGGCGAGAGCGGCTCCGGATCGGTTGCCAAACTGGTCAACAACCTGATCGTCGGCGCACAGTTTGCGGCAATAGCGGAGGGCTTTACTCTGGCCGTAAAGAGCGGACTGGACACGGCTGTCCTGTACCAGGCCATTCGTGCAGGCTGGGCTCAGTCCAAGGTGCTGGATGTCAGTGCTGACGCATTTCTCCGGCGAGACTTCCGTCCGGGAGGTTCCGTCGACATTCACTGGAAGGATCTCGGTTATGCACTTTCGCTTGCCAAAGATGTGGATGTGCCGACTCCCGTGACGGCCATTGTCCACGAGATCTTCAAGGCGGCCCGGGCGGGCGGGAAGGGTAGGATGGCCCAGCCCGCCATCGTAATGCTCTGGGAAGAGCTGCTGAACATTCAGGTAGGAAAACAGGAAGATGAACAGACTTCGTAG
- a CDS encoding oxidoreductase, translating to MKYANLGRSPLKVSRFCFGTMSFGAVNDAAESERLVRRALDLGVNFFDTAVAYTDGQSEEFLGQAVKGVRDQVVLCTKFGSRQEIGTGINDRQSSRYHLVRALETSLRRLQTDYVDLYLLHMPHPGMNLEETLSALDDVVRQGKALYVGCSNFPAWLLCKSLWLSDVRGWCSFRTLQSAYNLIERGVELEILPLCHAEGIAFMAYRGLCRGILAGQYLESGGDADERASLLQQKHAAGVQRLQDFAASTGRTPAQAALAWLLAHPAVTCAVVGPTRKEELEELAAGVDHELTADQREELTAAFPVKIEDDQIGVHATWRTRLDLLL from the coding sequence CAGTGAACGACGCTGCGGAGTCGGAGCGTTTGGTACGTCGGGCGCTGGATCTCGGTGTTAACTTTTTCGATACTGCCGTCGCCTACACAGACGGGCAGTCAGAGGAGTTCCTGGGGCAGGCCGTCAAGGGCGTGCGGGATCAGGTGGTGCTATGCACGAAATTCGGCTCCCGGCAGGAGATCGGCACGGGCATCAATGACCGGCAAAGCTCTCGCTATCATCTGGTGCGCGCGCTGGAGACCAGCCTGCGCCGTCTGCAGACCGATTACGTGGATCTGTATCTCCTCCACATGCCGCACCCGGGGATGAATCTGGAGGAGACCCTGTCGGCTCTCGACGACGTTGTGCGCCAGGGCAAGGCGCTTTACGTGGGTTGCTCTAATTTCCCGGCGTGGTTGCTCTGCAAGTCGCTATGGCTCAGTGACGTGCGGGGGTGGTGCTCTTTCCGGACGCTGCAGTCGGCCTACAACCTAATTGAACGGGGTGTCGAACTGGAGATCCTTCCGCTCTGCCACGCGGAGGGGATCGCCTTCATGGCGTACCGTGGACTATGCCGGGGGATACTTGCCGGCCAGTATTTGGAGTCCGGCGGAGATGCAGACGAAAGAGCCTCACTCCTCCAGCAGAAGCACGCGGCGGGCGTCCAGAGACTTCAGGATTTTGCTGCTTCGACGGGTAGGACGCCGGCGCAGGCGGCTCTCGCGTGGTTGCTGGCCCATCCTGCAGTCACGTGCGCTGTCGTAGGTCCGACGCGCAAGGAGGAACTGGAAGAACTGGCCGCCGGCGTGGACCACGAGCTCACGGCCGATCAGCGGGAAGAGCTAACCGCGGCTTTTCCGGTGAAGATCGAGGACGACCAGATCGGCGTTCACGCTACCTGGCGCACCAGGCTGGATCTTTTGCTATGA